Below is a genomic region from Maridesulfovibrio ferrireducens.
GGATGGTTTTCGGCAGCGTTACTGCCCATTATCAAAATACAATCACTGTTTTGTAAATCATTCCAGTGATTTGTCATCGCACCGCGCCCGAACGACTCTACCAGAGCCGCAACTGTTGCGCTGTGTCAGATCCTTGCCTGATGTTCAACATAGACCAGACCTAAAGAACGCATGAAGCTGTGCATTGCATAACATTCTTCATTGTCCAGCGCAGCTGAACCAAGAGAAGCGATTCCCATGGTACGGTTGACAGTCTGACCTTTATCGTTCTTTTCCTGAAAAGATTTGTCGCGGGAATCTTTGATAAGACGGGCAATGCGTTTTTTACAGAAGTCCCAGTCTTTTTCTACGAATTCTTCGGCGAAAGGAGCGCGATACAGAAATTTTCCGGGACGATCCGGGTTTTCTGTCATTTGAATTGAGCTTGCGCCCTTGGCACAGAGAGCGCCTTCATTGATAGGATGATCAGGGTTACCTTCAACGTTGACCGCACGTTTGGTCTCGAGGGAGGTGTTTACTAAAAGACCACAACCGACTGAACAGAAAGCACAGACTGAAGTTGTTTGCTTGGTCCATTTCGGATCAAGAGCTTTGGCCCGATCGACTGCCGGAGCCGCAAATGCCTTACTGAGTCCGCCGAATGCGGGCGCTGCAGCAAGCCCGGCGGCTGCAACAGTAGTAAGTTTCACAAAATCTCTACGATTAATTCTCATCATCGCTCCTTAAAATTTTGTTTGAGTTATCTTCCGCGAATTTCTCGCCCAAGAGTCAAAAGCAAATCGTATCCGGATAAACCGGCAAAAACTGGGCTGTCTGCAATGTCCCCAAACACTGGAGGTAATGAAGAATATGAAGAGTAACATATACTCATTTCCTCGGCGGCAGCAGCGCAAGTTTCTAGAGAAATGCCAAGACCATTAAAGGGCAATTGAAACGCCATGACCTCAATTGATTTGTTAGAACCATTCAGAATTTTCATGAATTCATTCATCTCTGATTAGATCTATTAAGGTTAAGAGTTATTAAGTCTTCAATTGTCATTTAAAAACTGTACAGTTAGCAAAAAGTTAATAATTATAACTAGTTCAAGAAAAATTAATGATATTCAAATACAAATAATGAATTCATCTAAACTCAAACTATACACATAGATAAGAATTTAAAAAAAAAACTTGCTTGTTGTGCGACTGACACAACGGCAAGTTTTGGTTATTAAGAATATAGCGCTTGATGCTGTTTTATAAGTAGCTAGTATTTAACGTTTTATTTATTTAAGTGTAGTGAGAAAGGTGTGAAGTGTATAAAATTGTAAATAAAATCAAAAGAGGGTAAAAATGTAGTTATTCTTCGTAACACACTTATATTGTTGTATAATATGTTGAAAAGGGAGGTTCAATTCTTATTATTTCATTTTCGACATAATAAGATTAAATCATATATATGTAGTTTTATTTTCAACACAAATTAAAGAAGAAACTCCCGCAAATATAAATATTTACGGGAGTTTTGATGAAGATTTAAAACCGTTTGGTTATCGGCTAATCAAATTTCTTGCGTGCTGTTCCTTCTTTATAGAAGGGCAGTTCACCTTTCATAGCTTTCAGGTCAGCTCGTGCTCCTTTGACTAGAAACTCTGTGGAGTCTGCAGCATCTGCTTGAACATAAGCCAGAGCAATCGAATATCCCAGCGTGGGCGAGAATGAGCCACTTGTGACAATTCCGACTTCCTTACCGTTAAGCAGAACTTTATCACCATGGCGAGCTGAACGACGGCTTTTGATAGTTAAAGGAATTAATATCTCTTTAACATCAGTGAATGCATCGTCGGCTAATACAAAGGAATATCCGCCTTCGCGAGGATTGTGCTTTGTATCCAGATCCTGACCGTAAAGTGGATATCCGAGTTCAAGGCGTAAAGTATCACGAGCGCCGAGTCCTATGGGTTCAACTTTATCGTCAGCAATCAGTTTTTCCCAAAGTGAAACAGCCTTGTCGGAAGGGAGATAGAATTCATATCCCAGCTCTCCGGTATAACCCGTACGGCTGATAATAAGTTTATAGCCGTCAAATTCAGTCTGTTCAAAATTGAAATATTTAAGATGTTTGAAATCTCTACCGAGTACTTTTTCCAGAATTTCAAGAGAAAGAGGACCTTGCAAATCTATTTTGGCAGTTTCGTAAGATACATTTTCGAAATTAATTCCGTCCGGGAGATGACTGTCGATCCAGTTAAAGTCATTTTCTTCGCATGCTCCGTTAATAACGAGCATGTAAGAATCTTCGGCAAGGCAGTAGATAATTAAATCATCAAGCACACCGCCTTCATCGTTCGGTAGAAAGCCATAGCGGCATTTACCGGGGGCGAGTGTGTCCAGATTCTGTGTTACCAATTTATTAAGTGCGTCCTTAGCTCCTTTTCCAGAGATTAAGAATTCACCCATATGACTGATATCAAAGATACCTGCTTTTTCGCGGGTATGTTTGTGTTCAACAATAATACCTTCATATTGAACAGGCATTTCAAAGCCAGCGAAAGGAACCAGTTTAGCTCCATTTTCGCGATGCCATTCGGTAAGAGGGGTCGTGCGTAAAGATGACAAATTATCCTCCGATTCAAAACTGATAGTTTATTTATATAGGCTGAAAAAACAGTCTATGTGGTTTTATGTATGAAATTAAAACATTCCGCTTACAGCTGCACCATCTTCATATTTTGTACGGCTTTTACGAATTGATTTAAATTCATCTAAAAGCACAACAAGGCGTCCATAATATTTTTTTACTTTAAGTCCATATTCGGTAAGCTCTTCATCCGGGCGGCAAATATATTTGCGCCTAAGATAAGGATCATTTAATACCCTTTCACCAATACTGAGCGTGGTCGCCACAAGTTTGTCGAAATAGTTAACTATTTCAAATTTAAGATCATTCATAATTCCGGTCATTTCTTGAAGCATTCCCAAGTAGGAAACTTTTTTGCCACGGAACATTCTGTCTTTAAGATCTTCAAGTATTTTTAGTTTTCTAGCCTGCTGGATGTAACTATATTTGGACCAAACCTCTTGATATAGATCAGAAAGGTCATTGAACGGTTCATAGTTGTCGGGCGCAAGAAGGTAACTGTCTAACACTTTAACGACACCTGAATAAAACTCTTCTGAATAACCTACAATTCTGCGTTGGTGCTTAGAAAGCCATGCGAAAAGAAATTTTAAACGTCGCTCGTGAGTTTCAGTATCCTGAATAAGTTCATTTCGCTTATAAACGATATTTCCCGCATATTCACCACGTACAATATCGTTAAGCAGCAAAGTCATGCTACTAGCATCTTTAATTATATTAAAGCGTGTTGAGCATTCACCCGTTAAGGGATGGATAACTTCTTGTTTGTAAACAGACAGGGCACGATCTTCACGAACGTTTTCCATATTAAATTTGTGCTGACGGTATCTTACTTTTAAAATAACCACACGTTTTTTTACATCAACAAGAAATCCGCCTTTTTCTAGCTCGGCTAAGGTTTCTTTGTTATCGCGGCTGACTTGTACCAGAGCTATTTTTTCAACTCGTGGATAATATTTTGCTTTTGGATGCGAAAATAGAGATGTTATGGTTCTATCAGATTGCCCGAGAACTCTGACCATGAATTTTTCACTCATTCTAAAAAGACGACGGGCGAAAAGAGCTGATGAAGTTCTTCGTTCAGATACGATTGGAAAACCGTGTAATTCCATTAAAAATGTATAAACAAAAAGCCTGTTTAATTCGTATAGACGGTTGTCGCCGGGTTTAAATTTACCGATTTTAATTCCGAATCTTTTAAGTTCAGTATCTAAATCTGAAGGCAGTGATCCGAACACACCTGAAAGATAAAATTTTCCGGACTCATCCTGTGCCATAACATGAGCGCGTTCAATTTCAAGAAGGTGCGGAAGGATTTTCCCGTAAGTTTCAATGTCGGAAATGTCAGCGGAGCCGTACTCGCTTAGAAAATCTTTGTGGGATCTTTTGGGAAGTCTGCTTTCGAATGTTTCAATATTGCTTTTGAGAATAGAATTAAAAAGAGGGCACGATTTTGAGTCTTTCGAATCGTCGTTAAGAGCCGGGCTGTGCAATATGTCAAACTGGAAAATTTCTTGAAAAAAATTAATCGGGCGTTCAAGCGCAACCATGCTGAAGCCTGGCAATTTTTTATATTCATATAAATCTACTTCAAAAGAAGGAAGTAATTCTCGTGCGTCAACAAGAGGATAGGATTCTAGTTGTTCGAAATAAGGGCGCAGAAGGCAGTTTTTTATGTGAACATGGTCAAGGTAAAGCCTAAGCCCATCAAGTGACTTAAGGTCATAGAGCTCACCTTTATTGAGGGCTGTCGCTTCGGGGTTTTCCCCCATATATTTGGAAAAAGCTTCCTGCCACATAAATAAACCCTGCAAAGATCGAAGGTTTGAAAACTTAATCCGTACCGATTTTAAATCGTATTTTTAATCATTAAAAAAGGAAACGAAATCTTTATAAATATAGTTATGCCATTATGAATATATCGAACTGTAATGAATTACAATGAATTTTTTCTAGATTTTGTATAGAAATTAGATTTAGGAAAACCCATGCTTATTGACCGCCATGATTCTTTCAAATAAGAATAGATCGGATTTGATTTAAAAACAAAATAATGTATTAGAAAGTTATATAAAGGATTGAAGACTGTGAGATCTGATAAATGTAATAATGTAGAGAAAGAGGATTTTAAATGTCCGTGTACTTATACAGGCTGTTCCCGCCACGGTATTTGTTGCGAATGTTTGCATTATCATCGCGGAAAGGATCAGTTGCCAGCGTGTTATTTTACGGCTGAACAAGAAAAAACTTATAATAGAAATATAGATTTTTTTATCGAATGCAGGGATAAATAGACAATGCCTAGAAATGAAATTTTGATAAATATTCTTAGCATTGTCTGCAATGTCTTTGAAGCACATACCGTTGTTTTATATTTGCCTGACGGACAGCATGGATATAGTCTTTCGAATTTTTTCAGTCTTGGAGACGATGTAAAGCCTATCGGAAGTCCTCTACAGATAAAAAGCCTGTCTGGAATAGTTCTTAGTAAAAGTGAACCGCTATTTATAAATAATATGGATAGAAAAGGTGCGACTCCGCTTGGTTATTACGATTCAAAGGAAGACGGAAGGATTAAAGCTTTCATGGGGACTCCGCTTGATAAAGCTCTCGGAGTTATTTGTTTGGACAGTAAACGAACATATTCATTCAGTACTAAAGATTTAAAAATTCTTTCTCAATTCGGTAAAATGATTACATCGATACTTACTTGTATCAGTTCAGCCGATGCCGAAGGGAAAAAAAATGAATACTTTTTGACCTTGAAATTGCTTCATGACCTTCGTAAAAGACAGCCGAAATGGGATGCTTTTCTTGATAATCTTTTAGACATAACGGCTGCAGCAAGTGGTTATTCGCATGTTTTCCTGACTGTTATCGATCAAAGAGGAACTTCTTTTTATGTAGAAGGAGAGAATAAGGCTATACTCCCTAAAAGGGACTCCAAGTCTATCGCTTTTCCACTCGGAAGTGGTCTTGTCGGTTGGGTTTACAAAAATCAGGAATCTATTTTCATTGACGAAAACAGTCAGGGACAGGCATGCTCAGGATTGCTTGGGGCCAGTGCTGCTACTCAGGAATTTTTAAGTGTAATTTGTCTTCCGCTTGTTTTTCAGAAGAAGACAAGAGGGGTTTTAGTTCTTGCGAATAATGAACCTCTAAAGATATCTGAAGATCTGAAAGACTTTTTGTTTATGGTTTCTGAGTATTTGACGCAATTTCTCGAGAATCTTTTTTTAAAGAGCAGACTTGCGGAAGCAAGGACAGCTTTGCAGAAGGTAACCCCTGCAAAGAGTAACCCGGTTCTGATAAATGATAATTAACCCCTTCACGTAAGAGGCTATAATATATGTTATGGGCTAGATTAATGAGCTTTCTGGGTAAAGATCTTGCCATGGACCTTGGTACCGCTAATACTTTGCTTTACACTCCGAAAGACGGAATTGTTCTAAACGAACCGTCCGTTGTTGCTCTTGATGCTCGTGATGAGTCCGTTATTGCCGTGGGCAAAGAAGCCAAAGAGTATCTTGGAAGAACTCCGGATAAAATAAAAGCTATTCGTCCGATGAAAGACGGGGTTATTGCCGATTTTGAAGTTACCAAAAAAATGATTTCTTTCTTTATTCAGAAAGTTATCAGTAAGCGTAATCTTGTTAAGCCAAAGATAATTATTTGTGTTCCTACCGGAATTACCCAAGTTGAAAAACGTGCAGTTATTGAATCGGGACAACAGGCCGGTGCTCGTGAAGTTCGTTTGATTGAAGAGCCTATGGCTGCTGCTATCGGAGCCGGGCTTAACATTCATGATCCGGAAGGCAATATGGTTGTTGATATCGGTGGCGGAACGACTGAAGTTGCCGTTATTACGCTGTCTTCCATCGCTCACAGTCAGTCCGTACGAGTTGCGGGTGACGAAATGAATTTAGCTATTATGCGTTATGTTCAAGATGAATTTAAATTATTGATCGGTGAAAATACTGCGGAAAGAGCTAAAATTACTATCGGTTCAGCTATTGAATTACCGGAAATTTTGACTATGACAATTTCAGGTAGAAATTTAATAGACGGAAAGCCTAAAGCTATTGAAATTACTGATGCCCATATCAGGGAAGCAATTGCTGATCCCGTTGCCGCGATTGTCAGATCTGTTCGGGTTGCTCTTGAAAATACTCAGCCTGAACTTGTTAGCGATATTGCCACAAACGGACTGCTTTTGGCTGGAGGGGGTGCGCTTTTAAAGGGACTTGATATCCTGATAAACCGTGAAACTTCTCTTAAGGTTATTATTGATAGCGATCCACTGACCACGGTTGTCAGAGGAACCGGTTTGAGCCTCCAAAGAGATAAAGGCTTTGAAAAAGTCTATATTAATTAAATTTTATACCCCAATTTTATTATATGAATTCTATCCTTAAAAAAGCATCTTGTGTTGTTCTTGAAGCTGGTAATATTATCAAAGAAGGGTGGAAAAAACCTAAAAACATAAAGCACAAAGGCCGTATTGATCTTGTTACTGAGACTGATTTGGCGGTAGAGCTTTTTCTTAAAGAAGAACTTTCAAAAATACTTCCGGGATCTTCTTTTTTAGCAGAAGAAACCGCTGGAAATGCTGAGCTTGTTGACCGGACGTGGATAATTGATCCGCTTGATGGAACAACTAATTTTGCTCATGGATTACCCATGGTTGCAACTTCTGTTGCTTTATGGATTGATGATTCTATCGCTCTCGGAATAATTAACCTGCCGATTTTGAATGAAATTTTTACGACAGTTAAAGGTGACGGGGCTTTTATGAATGGCGAGACTATTCATGTTTCAGATTGTGCAAGCATGGAAGATTCTCTCATAGCAACAGGTTTCCCGTACGCCATAGAAGACCATGTCGACTTTATTACTAAAGCTCTGAATAAAGTTCTTATGAGTACTCAGGGAGTGCGTAGGCCGGGAGCTGCCGCTTTGGATCTGGCATATCTGGCATGCGGTAGATATGATGGTTTTTATGAAAACGCGCTGAGACCGTGGGATACAGCAGCCGGATGGCTGCTTGTTGAAGAGGCCGGCGGGACAGTTTCTGATTATAATAACGGTGAGTTCAATCTTTTTTCACCCGGTATTCTTGCCACCAATTCCAAGCTTCATGATTCGCTTGGAAATATTTTGAGATCTTGTTTATAGCTCAGTGCTATTTCAATTTATATAACATTCCTATATCATTAAGATAAACAAGAGTTGGAGCGAGAAGTTCACGGCACTCTCTAAGCAACCAGTCCAGTTCACTTATAGAGTAGAAGTATCCTGATTCAACCTCGTCGGAATTTGGGGACGAGACCGTATTTATTTTATCTAAAATAAAGATTGTTATAAACTCGTATCCAGTTTCAGAAGAAGCTTTCAGCTCTGCAATGTCTCTTATATTAGTGTTTTGTATTCCAAGCTTAGAGTTTAAGACCCTGAAAGCAGCATCTTTAAGAGATTCTTTCGCATATACATGTCCACTGGCTGAAACATCCCATCGACCAGGGTATTGTTTCTTTTCGGTACTTCTTTTTTGTAAGTATAGTTTCCCGTTGCTATCATATAAAAGAACAATCACTGATCTATGTTTCAATGACTGTCTATGAACTTCAACTAGGTCCATATTCGCAAAAGGACGATTTAAAATGTCGACGACTTCGACATGATTTATTTTATTTTTCACTTTTTTTAGGATTACTATTTGTTTTATATATTGTGTGTTCTTCCAATTCACTAAAATTGCGTGTAAAAGAATCAAGTTCACGTTTATTATGAACTTCACCCTCTAGTCCTGTTTTACTGACAGATAGTTTACAATATGAAAAGCACAGAAGTCACTACTTGTGACCAAATGATAGTCGAACTGGGGCTGGAATCTCTTAGTGAGCTCAGAAAACTTGAATGCGTTTGTTTCGATTACCATTGGACTGAGGAGCAATTCCGACTGGGACTTGAACGAAGAGCCTTCTATGTTCTTGGATATTTATTTGAAGGTATTCTTGTCGGTTATCTGGCGTATTCAATGGTTCTTGATGAAATGGAAGTTTTAAATTTAGGGGTTCATCCTGATTTTAGAAAACGCGGGATCGGTAGAGAATTAATGCTGGCGTTACTAGAACAATGCCGCAAAACAGATGTTGTTAAAGGTCTTCTTGATGTCAAAGAATCAAATATTCCTGCTATATCCCTTTATGAAAGTTTAGGTTTTAAGCAGGTTGGAGTTCGCAAAAAATATTATCCGGATACGCATGAAGATGCGCTTCTTTATGATCTGGAGTTGTAATTTTTGCTTAACTGTATAATATAACTTTACAAAATGCGGAGTGACTATGCGCTTCATTAACGAACTCGACATTTCCGGTAAAAAAGTTCTTCTGAGAGTGGATTTTAATGTTCCTCTTGATGGTGAAACAATTACCGATGACAACCGTATTAAAGCCGGAGTTCCGACTATTAAGTATGCTCTGGAAAAAGGAGCTGCGGTAATCATAATGGCTCACCTTGGTAAACCTAAAGGTGAACGAGTTGCCAAATACAGCCTTAAACCCGTCGCTAAGCGTTTGTCAGAATATCTCGGAATAGATGTTCCTCTTGCTCCTGATTGCATTGGATCAGAAGTTGAAAAAATGGCAGCCGATCTTAAGCCCGGTCAGGTTTTGATGCTTGAGAATTTACGTTTCCATCCTGAGGAGCAGGGAAAGACTCCAGAAGAAAGAGGCGATTTCGGTGCAAAGCTGGCTGCTCTTGCGGATGTATATGTTAATGACGCGTTCGGGGTTGCTCATCGGCCCAATTCTTCGGTTGTGGATGTTCCCTATCATTCTAAGAAATGTTGTGCCGGCTTTCTTTTGAAGCTTGAATGGGAAAATCTTGGTGAAGCTCTCAAAGATCCTAAGAAGCCTTATATTGCTATTTCCGGTGGCGCAAAAGTTTCGACGAAGTTGGGTATTCTCAATAATCTGATTGGTAAAGTTGATCATTTTATTATCGGTGGTGCTATGGCCAACACATTCCTTCTTGCACAAGGTAAGAATGTAGGTAAATCTCTGGTCGAAGACGGGCTTGTTGATATAGCCCGTGATATTATGACCAAGGCTGCCGCTTCCGGTACTGATCTTCATCTTCCCGAAGATTTTGTGTGGGGCAGAAATGTTGACGAAGCTGCCGGCGTTTGTGATGCTGACCACGTTCCTAATGACGGAATGCTTCTTGATATCGGCCCGGTTAGTATTCAAAAATTTTGTGATGTTATTTCAGAAGCCAAGACAATCGTCTGGAACGGTCCGATGGGACTTTTCGAGAAGCCTGCTTTTGCTGAAGGATCAATGAAAGTCTGTAAGGCTATGGCTGAATCTGACGGCACTACCATCGTTGGAGGAGGGGATACCGATGCAGTTGTACACAAGGCTGGACTGCAAGACGACTTCACCTTCATATCCACAGGAGGCGGTTCTTTCCTTGAGTTTTTAGAAGGAAAAGAGCTTCCCGCCTTCAAAGCCTTGAAGGAGAATCTGGATAAATGAAAAAAATGATGGCCGCTAACTGGAAGATGTATAAAACCCGTGCAGAAGCGAAAGCTACCGCAGAGGATTTTATTTCACGAATTGACGGTAAATTGCCTAGTGACAGAGAAGTACTCATTGCAGCTCCGTTTACAGCTCTCGAAAGTGTCGGGTCTGTGCTTGCCGGAAGGACTGGCTGCCATCTATGTGCGGAAAATATGTATCCTGCCGAGGAAGGGGCCTTTACCGGAGAAATATCACCGGAAATGCTTAAAGATGTCGGATGCGGATTTTCTCTTGCAGGACATTCCGAGCGCAGGCATGTATTAGGCGAGTCGAGCGAATTTGTTGGTAAAAAAGTGGCGTTCGGTTTAAAAGCCGGACTTTCGATGATTCTCTGCATCGGTGAAACCATCGAACAGAGGAAAGCTGGAAAAGTTCAGCAGGTAATTGATGAGCAACTTGAAGTCGGATTGTCTGAAATTCCTGCAAATTTTTCTCCTGATTCCATAGTAATTGCCTATGAACCTGTGTGGGCAATTGGAACTGGAGAAGTGGCCGGAATGGAAGAAATTGTCGAAGCTCATGGATTTGTTAGAAAAATGCTAAAAAATATTTTTCCTGAAAAAGCTAATGAAATCAGGATATTATATGGTGGAAGTGTTAAACCGGCCAACTGCGCGCAGATAATATCCCTTGACAATGTCGACGGTGTATTGGTAGGAGGCGCGAGCTTGGACGGCGAAAGTTTCAGCCAGATTGCTCTGGCATAAAAATACGCCTTAATCCGGGTTAAAAAAAAAGGAAAAAAACGCTTTGCAAACGCTAGTAATTACAGTACACATTATCGCCTGCATCTTCCTGATTATCTTTGTTCTTTTACAGAGCGGAAAGGAAGATATGGGGGTTATATTCGGTGGAGGAAGTGGCTCTGTTTTCGGTAGTACCGGAGCAGGCGGCGTTCTAGTTAAAATTACCTCTTTTCTCGCAGCGGTTTTTTTGATTACATCACTCAGCTACAATTACCTTGCCGGTAACAAGGTTTCAGATGATTCCATAATGCTGCAAGGCGACGGAATTGTTACCCCAATGCCTGAAGTCGACAAGCCAGTGGTTACTTTTGAAAAACCAGAAGCTGCTAAGACTGAAGAAACAAAATAGTTAGTTAAAAGATCTTTGATAATATAGGTTCAGATTTTTCAGAGCCGAGGTGGTGGAATTGGTAGACACGCTAGCTTGAGGGGCTAGTGGAAGAAATTCCGTGGGGGTTCGAGTCCCCCCCTCGGCACCATCTGAAAAATTATATCTAGACTAATAAGTCTAAATATTCTGAACGGTTATTTGCAAAAACATCTTGCAAATAAATTCAAAACTCGGTAGACCCTCATTTACCGAAACGGTTGCAGACATCATATCCCTCTAAGTCGGATCGTTCTTTGAATTATTCACCTCTTGCCGAGGTGGTGGAATTGGTAGACACGCTAGCTTGAGGGGCTAGTGGAAGAGATTCCGTGGGGGTTCGAGTCCCCCCCTCGGCACCATGAGTGCATAAAGCCGTAACTTGCAAAAGTTACGGCTTTTTTGTGTTCTGTTCAGACGGCTAATAATCTTCGATATTCTGGCTAATTATTAACAAAAACATCTTGTAGATAAATTAAAAATTAGGTAGTAACTTTCTTGTCGAAACGGTTGTAGACATTATATCCCTCTAAGTCGAATCGTTCTTTGAATTATTCACCTCTTGCCGAGGTGGTGGAATTGGTAGACACGCTAGCTTGAGGGGCTAGTGGAAGAGATTCCGTGGGGGTTCGAGTCCCCCCCTCGGCACCACGAGTGCATAAAGCCGCAACTTGCAAAAGTTGCGGCTTTTTTGTGTTCATTGTATATTTTAAGCATGTTTAAAATTTATAGATATAAACAACATGTGGAGTTCATTTGAAATATCATCACCTTGGAATGCCTACAGATAAAAAACTTCAGGATGAGAAACATCTACCACATCTTAAGATGTATGTTTCTGGTTACGGCAGAAATGAATATGGAATTGAGTGGATGCGTTTTGAAGAAGATGCTCCCTATCCTATGCTTGTAAAAACAGTTCCGCATGTCGCTTTTGAGGTTGATGACCTCTATGAGGCTATTGTTGAAAAGAATATAATTATTCAACCTAATAGTCCAAGTCCCGGAGTAATCGTTGCCTTTATTGAGGTTGACGGTGCTCCTGTAGAATTATTGCAGATTGATAGAACTCTTTCAGAAGAGGGCATATAATTAATGTTTTGTTAAAGAAAAAAACTACTTCTTATTCTCAAGCATAAACTTAACATATTTTCGATCAGTGTTATTGATATGATTGATAATCCAGTCTTGCAGAAATTTATCAACACTTTCAGAGAATACGTACCGCTTGTCGCGGTTAAGCTCCATTACTTCTCTGGTTATGCGCCTATGCTCTTTCATATGTTCTTCAATATCAGGGTATCCGCGTTTCTGCATGAACCCTTCTTCTCTCGCAAAATGACTGGTGGTGTACTCCAGCAATCTGTCAAATAGCTTTGCGATAGCTTCGCCTTCTTTTCCTTCAATTACAGCTTTTTGAAAATCTTCTGCGTATTTAACAAGCACGCGATGTTCTGAATCAATTGACGGGATTCCAAGTAGTAAGTCTTCTGACCACGTTACTGTCTCTGCTATATTCGTCTTACTGCATTTTTCATTTCGAACTAGAACTAAAAGAGAATCTCCATGTTCCATAATTTCCTCACTATCAGGATTCTCCAAATCGT
It encodes:
- a CDS encoding NUDIX hydrolase encodes the protein MKNKINHVEVVDILNRPFANMDLVEVHRQSLKHRSVIVLLYDSNGKLYLQKRSTEKKQYPGRWDVSASGHVYAKESLKDAAFRVLNSKLGIQNTNIRDIAELKASSETGYEFITIFILDKINTVSSPNSDEVESGYFYSISELDWLLRECRELLAPTLVYLNDIGMLYKLK
- the tpiA gene encoding triose-phosphate isomerase, with product MKKMMAANWKMYKTRAEAKATAEDFISRIDGKLPSDREVLIAAPFTALESVGSVLAGRTGCHLCAENMYPAEEGAFTGEISPEMLKDVGCGFSLAGHSERRHVLGESSEFVGKKVAFGLKAGLSMILCIGETIEQRKAGKVQQVIDEQLEVGLSEIPANFSPDSIVIAYEPVWAIGTGEVAGMEEIVEAHGFVRKMLKNIFPEKANEIRILYGGSVKPANCAQIISLDNVDGVLVGGASLDGESFSQIALA
- a CDS encoding GAF domain-containing protein, which gives rise to MPRNEILINILSIVCNVFEAHTVVLYLPDGQHGYSLSNFFSLGDDVKPIGSPLQIKSLSGIVLSKSEPLFINNMDRKGATPLGYYDSKEDGRIKAFMGTPLDKALGVICLDSKRTYSFSTKDLKILSQFGKMITSILTCISSADAEGKKNEYFLTLKLLHDLRKRQPKWDAFLDNLLDITAAASGYSHVFLTVIDQRGTSFYVEGENKAILPKRDSKSIAFPLGSGLVGWVYKNQESIFIDENSQGQACSGLLGASAATQEFLSVICLPLVFQKKTRGVLVLANNEPLKISEDLKDFLFMVSEYLTQFLENLFLKSRLAEARTALQKVTPAKSNPVLINDN
- the gcvT gene encoding glycine cleavage system aminomethyltransferase GcvT; the encoded protein is MSSLRTTPLTEWHRENGAKLVPFAGFEMPVQYEGIIVEHKHTREKAGIFDISHMGEFLISGKGAKDALNKLVTQNLDTLAPGKCRYGFLPNDEGGVLDDLIIYCLAEDSYMLVINGACEENDFNWIDSHLPDGINFENVSYETAKIDLQGPLSLEILEKVLGRDFKHLKYFNFEQTEFDGYKLIISRTGYTGELGYEFYLPSDKAVSLWEKLIADDKVEPIGLGARDTLRLELGYPLYGQDLDTKHNPREGGYSFVLADDAFTDVKEILIPLTIKSRRSARHGDKVLLNGKEVGIVTSGSFSPTLGYSIALAYVQADAADSTEFLVKGARADLKAMKGELPFYKEGTARKKFD
- a CDS encoding VOC family protein, which produces MKYHHLGMPTDKKLQDEKHLPHLKMYVSGYGRNEYGIEWMRFEEDAPYPMLVKTVPHVAFEVDDLYEAIVEKNIIIQPNSPSPGVIVAFIEVDGAPVELLQIDRTLSEEGI
- a CDS encoding inositol monophosphatase family protein, whose translation is MNSILKKASCVVLEAGNIIKEGWKKPKNIKHKGRIDLVTETDLAVELFLKEELSKILPGSSFLAEETAGNAELVDRTWIIDPLDGTTNFAHGLPMVATSVALWIDDSIALGIINLPILNEIFTTVKGDGAFMNGETIHVSDCASMEDSLIATGFPYAIEDHVDFITKALNKVLMSTQGVRRPGAAALDLAYLACGRYDGFYENALRPWDTAAGWLLVEEAGGTVSDYNNGEFNLFSPGILATNSKLHDSLGNILRSCL
- a CDS encoding phosphoglycerate kinase, translated to MRFINELDISGKKVLLRVDFNVPLDGETITDDNRIKAGVPTIKYALEKGAAVIIMAHLGKPKGERVAKYSLKPVAKRLSEYLGIDVPLAPDCIGSEVEKMAADLKPGQVLMLENLRFHPEEQGKTPEERGDFGAKLAALADVYVNDAFGVAHRPNSSVVDVPYHSKKCCAGFLLKLEWENLGEALKDPKKPYIAISGGAKVSTKLGILNNLIGKVDHFIIGGAMANTFLLAQGKNVGKSLVEDGLVDIARDIMTKAAASGTDLHLPEDFVWGRNVDEAAGVCDADHVPNDGMLLDIGPVSIQKFCDVISEAKTIVWNGPMGLFEKPAFAEGSMKVCKAMAESDGTTIVGGGDTDAVVHKAGLQDDFTFISTGGGSFLEFLEGKELPAFKALKENLDK
- a CDS encoding rod shape-determining protein, with product MLWARLMSFLGKDLAMDLGTANTLLYTPKDGIVLNEPSVVALDARDESVIAVGKEAKEYLGRTPDKIKAIRPMKDGVIADFEVTKKMISFFIQKVISKRNLVKPKIIICVPTGITQVEKRAVIESGQQAGAREVRLIEEPMAAAIGAGLNIHDPEGNMVVDIGGGTTEVAVITLSSIAHSQSVRVAGDEMNLAIMRYVQDEFKLLIGENTAERAKITIGSAIELPEILTMTISGRNLIDGKPKAIEITDAHIREAIADPVAAIVRSVRVALENTQPELVSDIATNGLLLAGGGALLKGLDILINRETSLKVIIDSDPLTTVVRGTGLSLQRDKGFEKVYIN
- the secG gene encoding preprotein translocase subunit SecG; translation: MQTLVITVHIIACIFLIIFVLLQSGKEDMGVIFGGGSGSVFGSTGAGGVLVKITSFLAAVFLITSLSYNYLAGNKVSDDSIMLQGDGIVTPMPEVDKPVVTFEKPEAAKTEETK
- the rimI gene encoding ribosomal protein S18-alanine N-acetyltransferase, with product MKSTEVTTCDQMIVELGLESLSELRKLECVCFDYHWTEEQFRLGLERRAFYVLGYLFEGILVGYLAYSMVLDEMEVLNLGVHPDFRKRGIGRELMLALLEQCRKTDVVKGLLDVKESNIPAISLYESLGFKQVGVRKKYYPDTHEDALLYDLEL